The following proteins come from a genomic window of Alnus glutinosa chromosome 10, dhAlnGlut1.1, whole genome shotgun sequence:
- the LOC133879290 gene encoding putative disease resistance RPP13-like protein 1, producing MAEIAIAAAGMVFSPIVQVFFERMLFGDFIDLFRGGKLDDRLLTRLKIKLMSANAVLKDAEDKQFTMPDVKVWVDAVYDSIYDAEQVLDEISTKAQQRKLDAEFGNFGSKVRNSISRSTSRFVKKVEKQIEELLGTLDFLVDQKENLGLREGVGGNPSERLPTTSLVDESRIFGRDDDKKAIINSLLSDGASGADETGVIAIVGMGGIGKTTLAQLVYNDEMLKDHFDHKAWVCVLDPFNMFMVMRTIIEAVTQSPCDIKDNLDQLQNDLKERLTGKKFLVVLDDVWEKNNAKWVVLRNALKFGAQRSKVIITTRDHEVARIMDGKEHPITDLSKEDCWLSKEDCWSLFAKYAFPNGNFNAYPQLEETGSQIVEKCKGLPLAITAIGGLLRSNLCVNEWDKILRSELWDLRIAHTDILPALILSYKYLPPPLRRCFAYCSIFPKEHAFKKDELILLWMAEGLLPQPQNLTMEEVGDDYFFALVSRSLFQRSKREERDEYVMHDLVSDLAKFISKEFTLCHKDDYSRKILSKTRHFSSSQNFGMKKLETFHESMSLRNSHIKRLSDSICKLCNLQILNVSKCLDLTALPRDMHKLTNLHHLYFLETGIMEMPINLGKLKCLQTLPRFIVGKHSGYGIEELGKLTNLHGSLSILKLQNVQSPTYAKGVNLSLPPLGQLPSLQDLSIVGLDGVVTIDHHFYGSGSPSMKPFGALKSLSFFHMLECKEWFPFEAENESRAFSNLRHLSISFCPKLASGLPAHLPSLAELSISNCPQLVASIPRTSSLCKLMFSNCNTVLLNQSPTGIQELSVTSCRELELPMHLNYSSLETLTLEDCGFLKSFPVFPKLRRLIIWNCEDLESLTVGEQHEQDLLLSQI from the exons ATGGCTGAAATTGCAATTGCAGCTGCAGGCATGGTTTTCTCTCCCATCGTCCAAGTGTTTTTTGAAAGAATGTTGTTTGGCGACTTCATTGACTTATTTCGAGGAGGAAAACTCGATGATAGGCTCTTAACGAGGTTGAAGATAAAATTGATGTCCGCGAATGCAGTGCTTAAGGATGCGGAGGACAAGCAATTTACAATGCCTGATGTGAAAGTGTGGGTTGATGCTGTCTATGATTCTATCTATGATGCTGAGCAAGTCTTGGACGAGATTTCTACAAAAGCCCAGCAACGCAAGTTGGATGCTGAATTTGGAAACTTTGGAAGTAAGGTACGCAACTCCATCTCTAGATCTACTTCTCGTTTTGTCAAGAAGGTAGAAAAACAGATAGAAGAGCTACTTGGCACACTAGATTTTCTAGTAGATCAAAAGGAGAATTTAGGTTTGAGAGAAGGTGTTGGAGGGAATCCATCAGAAAGACTGCCCACCACTTCTTTGGTCGATGAATCTCGTATTTTTGGTAGAGATGATGACAAAAAGGCAATAATTAACTCGTTGCTCTCAGATGGTGCAAGTGGCGCTGATGAGACGGGTGTGATTGCTATAGTCGGCATGGGGGGAATTGGTAAAACCACCCTTGCGCAGCTTGTTTACAATGATGAAATGCTGAAGGACCATTTTGATCATAAAGCATGGGTTTGTGTTTTAGATCCATTTAACATGTTCATGGTCATGAGAACAATTATAGAGGCAGTAACTCAATCACCTTGTGATATTAAGGATAATTTAGATCAACTTCAAAATGATCTTAAGGAGAGATTGACAGGAAAGAAATTCCTAGTTGTTCTAGACGATGTTTGGGAGAAGAATAATGCCAAATGGGTGGTCTTACGTAATGCTCTTAAATTTGGGGCACAAAGAAGTAAGGTTATTATAACAACACGTGATCATGAGGTGGCAAGAATCATGGATGGTAAAGAGCATCCTATAACGGATTTATCAAAAGAAGATTGTTGGTTATCAAAAGAAGATTGTTGGTCACTATTTGCAAAATATGCATTCCCCAATGGTAACTTTAATGCATATCCACAACTTGAAGAAACAGGAAGCCAAATCGTAGAAAAGTGCAAAGGCTTACCTTTAGCAATCACGGCAATTGGGGGTCTTTTGCGGTCGAACTTATGTGTTAATGAATGGGATAAGATATTGAGAAGTGAATTATGGGATTTACGAATTGCACATACAGACATCCTTCCTGCTCTAATTTTAAGTTATAAATATCTTCCACCACCTCTAAGGCGATGCTTTGCATATTGCTCCATATTTCCAAAGGAACACGCTTTCAAAAAAGATGAATTAATCTTATTATGGATGGCAGAAGGATTATTGCCGCAACCCCAAAACTTAACAATGGAAGAAGTTGGTGATGATTACTTCTTTGCTCTTGTATCAAGATCATTATTCCAACGATCCAAGAGGGAAGAGCGTGATGAATATGTAATGCATGATCTTGTCAGCGATTTGGCAAAGTTTATATCTAAAGAGTTCACTTTATGCCACAAAGATGACTATTCCCGTAAAATTCTAAGCAAGACTCGccatttctcttcttctcaaaATTTTGGTATGAAGAAGTTAGAGACTTTTCACGAATCTATGAG CCTTCGTAACTCTCACATTAAAAGGTTGTCTGATTCCATATGTAAATTGTGCAATTTGCAAATATTGAATGTATCAAAATGTTTGGATCTTACTGCCTTGCCAAGAGATATGCATAAACTCACTAATTTGCatcatctttattttcttgaaactGGGATAATGGAAATGCCAATAAATCTGGGTAAACTAAAATGTCTCCAAACATTACCTAGATTTATTGTCGGCAAACATAGTGGATATGGCATTGAAGAGCTAGGAAAACTTACAAATCTTCATGGATCGCTTTCTATTTTGAAGCTCCAAAATGTTCAATCTCCTACATATGCTAAGGGTGTAAACTTGAG CTTGCCACCACTTGGGCAACTACCCTCTCTACAGGACCTCTCGATTGTTGGGTTGGATGGAGTTGTTACGATAGATCATCATTTTTATGGCAGTGGATCTCCTTCAATGAAGCCATTTGGAGCCTTGAAATCTCTATCGTTTTTTCATATGTTGGAGTGTAAGGAATGGTTTCCTTTTGAGGCTGAAAATGAAAGTCGAGCTTTTTCTAATCTTAGACATCTTTCGATTTCTTTTTGCCCTAAGCTTGCAAGTGGGTTGCCCGCCCATCTTCCTTCTTTAGCTGAACTTTCCATTTCTAATTGTCCCCAGTTGGTGGCTTCAATCCCTAGAACTTCTTCTCTATGTAAACtgatgttttcaaattgcaatacGGTTCTATTAAACCAATCGCCGACCGGAATACAGGAGCTTAGCGTCACAAGCTGTCGGGAGTTAGAGCTCCCAATGCACCTGAACTATTCATCCCTTGAAACTTTGACGTTGGAAGATTGTGGTTTTCTCAAGTCCTTTCCAGTGTTCCCAAAGCTTCGTCGTCTGATAATCTGGAATTGTGAGGATCTAGAATCTCTTACAGTTGGAGAACAACATGAACAAGATTTACTCCTCTCGCAGATATAA